The Candidatus Saccharibacteria bacterium oral taxon 955 DNA segment TACCGTCTGACGTTGTGGTTGTTCCTGTTCCGACTATTGCGTCTCATGTTAGGATTCGTGGCTACGGTCATACTGAACGCATTGCTAGACGGGTAGCTAGAGAGAAAGGACTTTTATATCGATCGGTGTTGTCGCGACGAACAAATACTGTACAGCAGGGTTCCTCGCGTAAAAAACGTGAAAAACAGGCTTCTGAGGCATTTTCGTCAACTAGCTTAAATGGCGAGGTGTGTCTATTGGTTGATGATGTATATACTACTGGAGCGACGATGAAGCACGCCGCTAAAGCGCTCCTAAAAGCGGGTGCATCAGAGGTATGGAGTTTAGTGGTTTCTCGACAACCTATAGAAAATTAGACAAAATCCTGCTATGATATCTTGGTGTACGGAGAGGTGACCGAGTGGTTTAAGGTAACGGTCTTGAAAACCGTCGTGGGGCAACTCACCGCGAGTTCGAATCTCGCCCTCTCCGCCAAGAAATGTGGCCCTAAAAAAATGAAGGGTCTTTTTTCTTGTCTAAAATTAGCGCATACCGACCTACCATCTTGGTATAGTGGAGGTATGGCACTAGTAAAGTCAAAATATGCCTGGTGGGTGCATTTTCTTTTTACCCCACACGTTGTCGTATATACCCTGGTTTTCATATTATTTCTAATTAAAGCTCTCGGGACGCTTGATCCAGATTTTGGATGGCATCTGCAGTCGGGTCGTTATATTTTGGAACACGGCATACCGACACACGATATATTTACCTATACTGCGCGTGATTTTCCTTGGATACATCACGAGTGGCTGGCTGACGTTTTATCAGCAAGCATCTACCAGGTCGGTGGATACTGGTTGTTGGGCTTTGTTTTTGCTTCATTATGGACAGCTTCAGTATGGTTGGTGTCGCGTAAAAACCCGCTACCAATTGTTACGCTGATTTCTACCTGCGTCATGTTAAGTTTTTCTGGCGTCAGGGCGATGACGTGGACAGTGTTTTTCTGTGCTATTTTGTATATTTTACTACACAGAAGAGGTCGAGCGTGGTGGTGGATTCCCCTACTGATGCTTTTTTGGGCAAATATGCATGGTGGGTTTGTGTTGGGGCTTGCTTACATCGTATGGAAATCTTTCAAGGAACACTCTTTTATAATCGCAGGTGTTATGATTGCCTCGGTTCTTGTAACGTTTATCACCCCTTATGGCCCTGGTATGTATCTAGAAGTGTGGCGTACGCTTGTTGATAGCGATTTGCACACCAACATTCAGGAGTGGAGTTCGTTTGCGCTAACGATACCAGCGATTACTGTTGTAGGAATATGGGTTGGTGTCAGGGCTATGACGGTATCTCCGTGGTGGCGCGCGATAGTTTCGTTTGAGACGCTACTTCTCATTGCTAGTTTTTCAAGTATTCGTAGTCTACCGCTATTTTGTCTTTTTGCCTTAGGCTGGTTGTCAATAACGTTTAAAAAGATGAAGATCAATAGATCAGCAGCCTCCAAGCTACTTCGTCCAATCAATGGGCTTATATCGATAGTTGCTGTAGTCTTTGTGCTTGTGATGGCGACTGGAGTGTACGATGCGCTAAAAGGCGTTAAAGTTGACCCAGAGTCTAGTCAGCCACAAAAAATTATCCAAGCGCTTCGAGATAGACCTTGTGAAGGAGCGGTTTTTAACTCATATAATATCGGTGGATATTTTATATGGAAACTGCCAAATACCCCCGTGTATATCGATGGACGAATGCCTAGCTGGGAGTATGACGGTAAAAAATACATGAACATATACAAAGATGTGCTCACCAATTCTAACGTCCAAAAACGAGAATTTTCCGTCCACAATATCAAGTGTGTAGTTATGGAAGAGAGGAGTGATATTATAAAATGCCTCCAACACGACGGATGGAGGCATGAGATAACCGATAGAGGCTACACTTTATCGCGTCGAGGCGCCGTATGAACCAGATCTAGTACCGATGCCCGACCCTGAGCCAGATGGTATGAGACTATTGATGACAAAGTTTACTGCCGCGTAAGCGAGAATCGCGATTATGATACCTACTAGAGCGTAGAGAATCGTATTTTTAGCCGCCTGAACCTGCGAGGCGTCACCTCCAGAGATGACGTAGCGAAGACCACCGATCACGATCATAATCACAGCAATTGCACCAACTATAAATAGCAAAACGCTACTGATCTCTGAAAATACGCCAGAATTACCAAATAGGTCAGCTGGCTGTTGGGCGCCACGTGCTGAAACCGCCCCATCGGCAATAGTTCCAACTGCTGATGCTTGAGTAATACCAACTATGGTAACAGATGCAACCAATGTAGCTGCAATAACAAGTAGATTGAGCGAACGTTTCATAGATTCTCCTCTTGGTTGTTTGCTGACATCTCTGACTCTAGTATACACGGATTACTACTCTCTGCTAGTACCTCTGTACTTGATGTGTAGTTTGTGCTACACTGACGGGAGTCCACTTAGTATATTTTGGAGGAGTACCCAAGTGGCTGAAGGGGACGGTTTGCTAAATCGTTAGTGTGGGGAGACCTGCAGCGGGAGTTCGAATCTCCCCTCCTCCGCCAAATAAAATAGAGGTTCTATAGGACCTCTATTTTTCAATTAACCATTGATGCCGCCTAGAGGGTCTATGTATTAGCGCCTTATACCCACAGGTAGTACTCATGCTATAATTTAATTATGCAACCCGATCAGGATTCAAACAGAGACTGGCAGAAGCCACGAGAAACTACTCCGCAAGCTCCGTACGAAGCAGTTGATGACCAGGAGTATGGTAACAAGCCTCTGACCGATAGTGACCCTCAGGATAAATCGGATCAGCTTAATTCAAATGACAATTCTCAAAGCGACGACGACACTGCCCTATTAAGATGGGAGGGAACAGAATATATACATCAGGATCGCAATGTCCTCTGGTATGTTGGTGTAGCGGCGGTGTCCGCGATATTGGTTGCTGTTGCTCTATTGGTCTTTCGTTCAATTACATTTGCTATTCTTGTGCCGGTAATGTCCGTGGCACTGATTATATACGTGCGACGACCACCTACAACTCTTCACTACATCTTGAGTAGAAAGGGTCTCCATGTGGATGATCGTCTATTTTCGTATAATCAGTTTAAATCCTTTGGTGTTGTCAGACACGACCGCCATCACTCGGTAGTGCTCGTGCCACGCAAGCGATTTCAGATCGGACAAACTATCTACTTCCCCGAAGAGATCGGTGAACAGCTGGTAGACATGCTTGCAGCTAGGCTGCCAATGAAGGAAGTAAAGCCAGATTTTATAGATCGACTACTGGAACGGCTCCGACTCTAGTGCTTGCTATCACCTCTTAAGTATGGTAATATAATCGCTGTTAGGTATGCACCCGTAGCTCAGCTGGATAGAGCGTTTGCTTGCGGAGCAAGAGGTCGTACGTTCGAATCGTATCGGGTGTACCAAATAAAAAAGGCTTCTTACATGGAAGTCTTTTTTATTTGGCGGAGAGAGAGGGATTCGAACCCTCGGTACCTTGCGGTACACCGCTTTTCGAGAGCGGCCAGTTCAACCACTCCTGCACCTCTCCACTGTGGCCGTATATCAGATTATAACAGATAATAAAATTAGGCCAGCACCACCCCTAAACTTTAGGGTAGTGCTGGCCGACATACACTGCACCGACTCACTTTATGCTGATATCCTCCTCTCCTGCCGCAATAACAACGATATTATCGCTCTCTGGGCGTCCATCGTCGTTATAGACCTGCATCGGGCTACGAGTTAAGTATGAGGCCAAGCCACGAAGCTCACACCCGTAGTGCGACAGAGGAAAACGGTTAGGGCTATAGGTCAGTTCCTTCTCGTCGGCAACCGCTACTAAGTGCTTGATATTCTCAAACAAGTAGTCAGCGTCGTCGAGGTTGGAGATTGTTACACCTGGCGTCCTCTTGAGAATATTGAAGGCGCGAATAAAAACGGCCTTCGTGAGACTCTCTATGTCGTTACGACCGTTCTTTTCGGCTCTCGCGGCATAGTTGATACCGTTTGGATCACTTGGCTTTACGCCCCAGGTTGGCCGAAGCGTAATTACGAAGTTTTTGCGGATACCCCCGACAAGGAAATCGAACGGGATACTTATATCGTACGTCCGATCCGTTACCGATACTGGCCGGAACTCGTATAGCGGCCACGCTACAAACCGAAAGTGATTTCGGTAAAGCTTAGCGTTATCAATACCGTCACGCTTTTCTAGTGGTATATCAGACTGTCTGTTTAGTTTGAAGTGTCCTCCTCGCAGGAGCACACCTTCGATTCCAGGCTCGGGACGTCTAATAACCTTGGTGATAATGGCAGCCGAAGTTAGTACCCCGACCACAGCAATCAGGAAACTCCACACGTTCATTTTGCCCCCTTCAAAGGGTAGTGTACATCAAACAACATCCTATATGTCTAATTCATAAGGACTGTATCTAAATATATAATGTTATTTTGACCCCATCAAGCATAGCCAGCTCTATATTGGTGGTGCGGTATACTGGATTCATGGAAGATTCGATATTTACAAAAATTATCAAAGGGGAAATTCCCTGTCACAAAATCTACGAAGACGAAACGGTGATAGCCTTTTTAGACGTACATCCGCAGGTTGAGGGTCACACCTTGGTTATACCCAAGCAACAGGTAGATCATCTGTGGGATCTTGATGATGGCTTGTATAATCACCTCTGGAGTGTAGCGAAAAAACTAGCAGTACATATTCGTGATCGAGTACCTGAGCCACGAGTTAGTGCGCTGGTGATGGGGTATGGAGTACCGCATGCTCATATTCACCTAATCCCGATCGCCAGTGAGGACGATATAAGAAAACCTCAGGATACCGAAAGTCCTATTAACCACGAAGCTCTGGCAAAGGTGGCGGAAAAGCTCCGTTTTGATGATTAAGGTCGTTGCTATTGGCAAGCGTCATGAGGCGTGGATAGACGATGGCCTAAAACGCTACTCTAAGCGCCTTGGTG contains these protein-coding regions:
- a CDS encoding HIT domain-containing protein → MEDSIFTKIIKGEIPCHKIYEDETVIAFLDVHPQVEGHTLVIPKQQVDHLWDLDDGLYNHLWSVAKKLAVHIRDRVPEPRVSALVMGYGVPHAHIHLIPIASEDDIRKPQDTESPINHEALAKVAEKLRFDD